A single window of Thermodesulfobacteriota bacterium DNA harbors:
- the wecB gene encoding UDP-N-acetylglucosamine 2-epimerase (non-hydrolyzing), whose product MKLLLVAGARPNFMKIAPLVRALAARHGRGGNGQTSWRLVHTGQHYDWQMSGVFFAELGIPVPDHFLEVGAGSHAVQTGAIMAACEKVCQKEEPDLVVVVGDVNSTLAASLAAKKLGIRVAHVEAGLRSFDRTMPEEINRLVTDAIADQLFVTEESARENLLREGKDPRAIHLVGHVMVDNLFHQLALLELAPPLQILDIKRQLGSYAFLTLHRPANVDDAATLTGIAAAVNAIAEELPVVFPVHPRTSQAIARLGLTFHPGVRQLPPLSFREALTLWADAVVVLTDSGGLQEETTALGVPCLTLRENTERPVTITTGTNRLAGTSRDSILAAFARFQHSPPLPARRPPLWDGRAARRIIDILSEQPCPCPQPHDGQQAQAFTPCCP is encoded by the coding sequence ATGAAGCTCCTCCTGGTGGCCGGCGCCCGGCCCAATTTCATGAAGATCGCGCCCCTGGTCCGGGCCTTGGCCGCCCGCCATGGCCGCGGCGGGAATGGCCAGACGAGTTGGCGTCTGGTCCACACCGGCCAGCACTACGACTGGCAGATGTCCGGGGTCTTCTTTGCCGAGCTGGGCATCCCGGTGCCCGACCATTTCCTGGAGGTAGGCGCCGGCTCCCACGCTGTACAGACCGGTGCCATCATGGCGGCCTGCGAGAAGGTCTGCCAGAAGGAAGAGCCCGATCTGGTCGTGGTGGTGGGGGACGTCAACTCGACCCTGGCCGCCAGCCTGGCCGCCAAGAAGCTGGGCATCCGGGTGGCCCATGTGGAGGCGGGGCTCAGAAGCTTCGACCGCACCATGCCGGAGGAGATCAACCGGCTGGTCACCGATGCCATCGCCGACCAGCTCTTTGTCACCGAGGAGAGCGCCCGGGAGAACCTGCTGCGGGAGGGCAAGGATCCGCGCGCCATCCACCTGGTGGGCCACGTCATGGTGGACAACCTCTTCCACCAGCTGGCCCTCCTGGAACTGGCGCCACCGCTCCAAATCCTGGACATCAAGCGGCAGCTGGGGAGCTATGCCTTTCTCACCCTGCACCGGCCGGCCAACGTGGACGACGCGGCCACCTTGACCGGCATCGCCGCTGCCGTGAACGCCATCGCCGAGGAGCTGCCCGTGGTCTTCCCGGTGCACCCTCGGACGAGCCAGGCCATCGCGCGGCTGGGGCTGACCTTCCACCCGGGAGTCCGGCAGCTGCCGCCCTTGAGCTTCCGGGAGGCGTTGACGCTCTGGGCGGATGCGGTCGTGGTCCTCACGGACAGCGGCGGCCTGCAGGAAGAGACCACGGCCCTGGGCGTGCCCTGCCTCACCCTGCGGGAAAACACCGAGCGGCCGGTAACCATCACCACGGGCACCAACCGGCTGGCTGGCACCAGCCGGGACAGCATCCTGGCCGCCTTTGCCCGGTTCCAGCACAGCCCGCCACTCCCGGCCCGCCGGCCGCCCCTGTGGGACGGCCGGGCCGCCCGGCGGATCATCGACATCCTCAGCGAACAGCCATGTCCATGCCCGCAGCCCCACGACGGTCAACAAGCCCAGGCCTTCACGCCCTGTTGCCCTTAG
- a CDS encoding IPT/TIG domain-containing protein gives MGRAYHTATLLPDGKVLVTGGMSWYGGAAGTWFNLNVEVYDPAIRRFDQVGWLSSRLMSSTATLLQDGRVLIAGGKDRQGGASGRYLYSAGVFLYQDPEIIIHRLTVGSEAPASGVAIAIDPPDIFGAAAGATAASRHYREDTAVTLAAPLTAANGNAFARWDGCDSTSGPQASRCTVAMDEERVVTAVFAPAAADPLAVTAVSPASGPATGGTSVTITGTGFGASQGTGAVSFGGVAATVNSWADRQIMCTAPAHSAGTVGVTVRDSSGRSVTKSAAL, from the coding sequence ATGGGACGGGCATACCATACCGCGACCCTGTTGCCGGACGGCAAGGTTCTGGTCACCGGGGGGATGTCCTGGTACGGTGGCGCGGCCGGAACCTGGTTCAACCTCAACGTGGAGGTCTACGATCCGGCCATCCGGCGCTTCGACCAGGTTGGCTGGCTGTCTTCGCGGCTCATGTCGTCCACGGCCACCCTCCTTCAGGACGGTCGGGTGCTCATCGCCGGTGGCAAGGATCGGCAGGGAGGGGCAAGCGGGCGATACCTGTACTCGGCTGGAGTCTTTCTCTACCAGGATCCTGAGATCATCATCCACAGGCTCACCGTTGGATCGGAAGCACCCGCCTCCGGCGTGGCGATCGCGATCGACCCGCCCGACATCTTCGGCGCGGCCGCCGGTGCCACTGCGGCGTCGCGGCATTACCGCGAGGACACCGCCGTGACCCTGGCCGCCCCCCTCACCGCGGCCAACGGCAACGCCTTTGCCCGCTGGGACGGCTGCGACAGCACGAGTGGTCCCCAAGCCTCCCGATGCACCGTGGCCATGGATGAGGAGCGGGTGGTCACGGCCGTCTTTGCTCCGGCAGCAGCGGATCCCCTGGCCGTCACTGCTGTCAGTCCGGCCTCCGGACCGGCCACCGGCGGCACCAGCGTGACCATTACCGGCACCGGCTTCGGCGCCAGCCAGGGCACCGGCGCGGTCAGCTTCGGCGGTGTGGCTGCCACAGTCAATTCCTGGGCCGACCGCCAGATCATGTGCACCGCCCCTGCCCACAGCGCCGGCACGGTGGGGGTGACGGTGCGGGACAGCAGCGGCCGGTCCGTCACCAAGTCTGCAGCTTTGTGA
- the xrtD gene encoding VPLPA-CTERM-specific exosortase XrtD produces the protein MPLGILTTFLVSHWPALVKLAGRWDNGDNSYGYLIVPLFLYLCWEERARFRFGELSWNSWGPLLIGLSTAMLLAGELGSMETLAYAGIWMAAVGTGVTLYGLRLRLLAFPFLVLLFLVPLPSYLNGLLTFRLKMAASSLAVAGLQWVGLAVLQQGNIIDLGSGRQLQVVDACSGLRYFVPLVLTGLLVGRFFVPRLWSRLLLLALVPPLSVAINGLRIWVTGILMAAGHGELAQDLYHDFTGWIVFLGGGGALLLAAMLLKALGRQGQARPMPDPGGRQLAGLARPLALAAAASALFAGSGWALAHLPSLHQPPERATFDHFPMQLGPWQGKAQPLSPEILDSLWSDDTLSATFTHTATGRQLNLLIPYYRHQGTQHTAHAPQACLLGSGWIMVQEEDREIDLGDRHIPVRTMLLERDGSRLLASYFFAQRGRFLTSPWQNKLALIEDALTRRRTDGALVRIELPLLEGEDVATAQPQLTAFLRLVWPLLPEYVPG, from the coding sequence TTGCCCTTAGGCATCCTGACGACCTTCCTGGTCAGCCACTGGCCGGCCCTGGTCAAGCTCGCCGGCCGGTGGGACAACGGCGACAACTCCTACGGCTATCTGATCGTGCCCCTCTTCCTGTACCTGTGCTGGGAGGAGCGGGCACGGTTCCGCTTCGGCGAGCTCAGCTGGAACAGCTGGGGACCTCTGCTCATCGGGCTGTCAACCGCCATGCTGCTGGCCGGGGAGCTGGGCTCCATGGAGACCCTGGCCTATGCCGGCATCTGGATGGCAGCTGTTGGCACCGGCGTCACCCTCTATGGCTTACGCCTGCGCCTCCTGGCCTTCCCCTTTCTGGTGCTCCTGTTCCTGGTGCCCCTGCCCTCCTACCTCAATGGTCTTCTGACCTTCCGCCTGAAGATGGCGGCCAGTTCCCTGGCGGTGGCGGGTCTGCAGTGGGTGGGGCTTGCGGTTCTCCAGCAGGGCAACATCATCGACCTGGGTAGCGGCCGGCAGCTGCAGGTGGTGGATGCCTGCTCGGGCCTGCGCTATTTCGTGCCCCTGGTCCTGACCGGCCTTCTTGTTGGCCGCTTCTTCGTGCCCCGGCTCTGGTCGCGCCTGCTCCTCCTGGCCCTGGTCCCGCCCCTGTCGGTGGCCATCAACGGCCTGCGGATCTGGGTGACCGGGATTCTCATGGCCGCCGGCCATGGCGAGCTGGCCCAGGACCTCTACCACGACTTCACCGGCTGGATCGTCTTCCTGGGTGGCGGCGGCGCCCTGCTCCTGGCCGCCATGCTCCTGAAGGCCCTGGGCCGGCAGGGTCAGGCCAGGCCGATGCCCGACCCCGGCGGCCGCCAGCTGGCCGGCCTGGCCCGCCCCCTGGCCCTGGCCGCAGCAGCCTCGGCCCTCTTCGCCGGCAGCGGCTGGGCCCTGGCCCATCTGCCCTCCCTGCACCAGCCACCCGAACGTGCCACCTTCGACCACTTCCCCATGCAGCTCGGCCCCTGGCAGGGGAAGGCCCAGCCGCTCTCCCCGGAGATCCTGGACAGCCTGTGGTCCGACGACACCCTGTCCGCCACCTTCACCCACACCGCCACCGGCCGGCAGCTCAACCTGCTCATCCCCTATTACCGCCACCAGGGCACCCAGCATACCGCCCATGCCCCCCAGGCCTGCCTCTTGGGCAGCGGCTGGATCATGGTCCAGGAGGAGGACCGGGAGATCGACCTGGGCGACCGGCACATCCCCGTCCGTACCATGCTCCTGGAGCGGGACGGCAGCCGCCTTCTCGCCAGCTACTTCTTCGCCCAGCGGGGCCGCTTCCTCACCAGCCCCTGGCAGAACAAGCTGGCCCTCATCGAGGACGCGCTGACCCGGCGCCGCACCGACGGCGCCCTGGTGCGCATCGAGCTGCCCCTTCTGGAGGGCGAGGACGTGGCCACCGCCCAGCCGCAGCTTACGGCCTTTCTGCGCCTCGTCTGGCCGCTGCTGCCGGAGTATGTGCCAGGGTGA